The following nucleotide sequence is from Fibrobacterota bacterium.
TGGTCACCGGCGACATCTTCATCCCGGCCACCTCCCGCTTGCGCATCGGCCCGGGCGTCACCGTCCGCTTCGCCAAGCCCAGGCCCTGCGAGCTGCAGAAGAGGAAAATCGACCAGGTGGATTGGTCGGATTCGATGTATACCGGCATCAAGGCCGAAGGCACCCTGTACGTGCTCGGCAGCGAAGACAAGCCCGTGGTGTTCGAGCCGGAAAGCCCGAAAGCGGGCGCCATCGGCTGGGACGGCCTGCGGCTGACGGGGCAGAAAGAGGGCATGGCCGAGATCGGATTCGCCGTCTTTCGGGGGGCCAATCAGGCCATCGCCGCGGAGAAGGCGGGATTCTTCATCCATCATTGCCTGTTCGAAGGGAACAACACCGGCATCCTGGCGGGGCTGCGCGGCGACGTGGGCATCGTCAATTGCGACTTCATCGGGAACCTGAGCGCCGGCCTCGTGATCCGCAAGGCCGGCCCGCGCATCGCCAACAATCTCTTCGCCCAGAACCGCGCCTACGGGATCTGGGCCGACGGCCGCCCTGCCATCCAGGCCCGCTACAACGCCTTCTGGGGCAATCGGGAAGAGGCTTGCTACAAATGCCCCTATGCCCTGCTCGACTCGTCGGCGAAGAACGCCAACGGCGATGCCTGCGATGCCTTCGGCAACCTCGCCGCCGATCCCATCTTCGTGGGCTCGGCCGCTTACGACGCCGCGCGCGAGGCCGACGTGGCCGAAACCACTCCCGCCCATCTGGTGAAAGATCCCGAATTGGCCCAGCTCGAAGCCAAGGCCCGCGCCAAGGAAGAAGCCAAGGCCAAATCGAAAGCGAAGCGGAAGAAGGAGTACGAGCCGCTCGGAAAAGGCCCGTACGTCCTTTCCAAATACTCCAAGCTGATCGACGCGGGGCATCCCGGCAAGGACTTCCGCGATCGCGACGGCAGCCGCAACGATATCGGGCTGCACGGCGGGCCGATGGGCCGCATCGCCATCGATCCCTTCTAGGTCGGCTCTAAGGGCCCAAAAACGCCCCAAGCTCCGGCACCGGAGCGTCCGCCGCGCCGCCCCGCGCCCTGGACCCGGGAGTGCGGCGTCCTTATAATTTGGACATGGAAATCGGAAGCGTCTCCTCCTTGGATTCCACCTCCTCCATCCAGGGCATGCAAAAGGCCTTCGCCCGCAATGCCGAGCGGGCCAAGCGCCTCGCCGATCCGGAGGGCGATACCCAGCTCGATAAGGATATGGCCGAACTCCCTTCCGACAAGGAGGACGTGGCCATCCAGACCAAGGTCATCAAGACCAAGGATCAGATGCTGGGGGATTTGCTGGATATCCTCGCCTGACCGGCGCCCTCTGTCACCATTTTCGCTAGTGCTTGTCCGTTCCGGGGCCTTGGGCCCCGTCCTTCCGCGTCTGGACCTATTGTGGGCGGCGTAAGCGGGATATATATTCCAGGTCGCGCCCACGTCTCAGGAAAAAGGTCCGACCATGAAAGCTGTTCTGCTCTCCCTTGCCCCGCTCCTTTTTATGGGCTGCTTGCCCGGAGTCAATGACGTCGTCCTGAGCGCCCGCGTGCGGCCCTTCCAGGATAACTCCCATCCCAAGCCGAACCCTAAGCCCGTGAAAGATCCCGTCAGCCCATTCGCCCTGGATAGCGGCACGGTTTTCCTGGCCGATTTCGACTGCACACTCGTCAACCGGGTCACGGAAGCCCAAGGCTCCATGCAGGCCGGCGCTTTCGTGCCCGCGCTCTTCGGCTCCGGGGTGCATTTACAAGCGGATGCGGGGCAAAAATTCCTGGTCGCCTTCCCGAACACCCCGGCGCTCTCCTTGCGGTCGGGTACGCTGGAAGCGCTCGTTCGTTACGATGCGGTGCAGCCGGGCTTTTCCCATTTCATCGACAAGTCCTGGCAATACGGGGTCTCCGCCTTCGACGGGAAGCTGGCCGCCTGGTTCGGAAGCACTTGGTGGTATACCGACGTCGCCTTGCCCGTGGGGGAATGGTCCTATGTGGCCGTCACCTTCGATGGCCAAACCTTGAAGATGTACTTGAACGGGGGCCTGGCGGCTTCGACCGCGTATTCCGGGACGGGTAATCCTGAATACAGTTCGGTCTTCGATTTGGGCATCGGCAATGCCGACGATGCCGGATTCAATATCCCCTTCAAGGGAACGGTCGATGCCGTTCGCCTCTCGCGCCCGGTGCGCACCGCCGATCAGATCGCCGAGGCCTGGACGCGCATCGAACCCCGCAATTATTAGGCACAAAAAAAGACGGGACCCTCGCAGATCCCGTCTTTCCCTCGTGTGGTGCCCGTATCCTTGCGGAACGAGTACGCCCATATACCTCAGGAAGAAACGTGCCAAACGAGGTTGCATGGAGTTAAGGCTTTTTTAGAATATTTATGGGGGTGGCCCGGTTTCCGGCCGTTTCGGGCCTGTAAAGAAAAGCCCGCCTTGTCGGGATGCCTTACACCAAAAGCGAGGAACCTTGGAATTGCGATACGAACAACTCTCGCCGGTGCTGGCGAAATTCCTCGCCCGTTACGGCTTCGGTCCCGATGCGAAATTGGACCTCGCGGGCTCGGCAGGCTCGCGGCGCGAATATTACCGGATGGCCATGGGCTTGAGATCCTTCATCGTCCTGGTTTCCCCGCCCGACGATGCCGACTTCGGGCGCTTCCTCCGCATCACCCAATTCTATCGCCTGATGAATTTCCCCGTCCCCATGGTCTATTGCATCGACGATGCGGCCCACCAGGTGTTACTGGAAGATCTCGGCGATCGCCGGCTCTACGATCTGGTGAAGGACGGCGGGCCCGCCACCGAATTCTATAGCAAGGTGATCAACCAACTCATCGACCTGCAAACCCGTTGCTTCCAATGGCACCAGGAATGCCCGGACATCCGCTCGCGCCTGTTCGACGAGCATGATCTCCTCTGGGAGACCGATTATTACAAGACCCAATACCTGTTGGGACACCGGGGCATCGCCTATTCCGCCACGGACGACGCCCGTCTCGACGCCGTGTTCCATGAGTTGGCGCGGCGCGTGGACGGCCAACCCAAATCGATCATGCATCGCGATTTCCAATCGCAGAACCTGATGATCCAGTTCGACGGGACCGTGCGGGTGATCGATTACCAGGGGAGCCGCCTGGGCTCGGTTTATTACGATCTCGCGTCCTTGCTTCTCGATCCCTACGTGCTCTTGCCCGACGCGGACATCGACGAGCTCCTGCGCTATTACCATCAGAAGTCCCTCAACCCGCTCCCCTTCGACGAGATGTACCGGCAGTTCCTCTTGGCGGCCGCGCAGCGCATCATGCAGGCATTGGGGGCTTATTGCTTCCTGTCCCGGGTGAAAGGGCTGCCGCAATTCCGGGCCTACATCGACCCCGGCGAAAAACGCCTGGCCTGGATCGTGGAACGTTCCGGCTGGCCGGACCTCGAGCGGGTGCTGCCGCCGGCCTGATCCCTTTTTCCTACTTTCTTGGGCCTTAAATGGCGCCTCCAGCGCCGCGCGGATGGCCGCGGAGAGGGACATGATGGCGGGATTCATCAAGGAGAAAACGGCCTGGTTCAAGGAGGACTGGAAGGCGCTCCTCGGCGTCATCCTGCTGGGATTGATTCCCTTCGCCTTGCCGACCCAATCGGAAGGAGCTTTCCTTTTCTCGCCGGGCCAGGCCCTCTACGCTTCCGATCAATTGGGCTCGCCTTCGTGGCGTTTCTACTTCGAAGCCCTGAAGCACGGGATCATCCCGCAATGGCTTCCCTACGAGCTGGGCGGCATGCCCAGCTTCGACGCCGGCTTCGGCGATACCGCCTATCCCCTATTCATCCTGCTCGGCATGATCTTGCCCATCAAGACCTTGATCTCGTGGATGTTCGTCTTCCACGTGCTGATCGCGGGCTTGTGCGCCTACTATCTGGTGCGACGCTTCTTCCGGCTCGACAAGCTGTTGTCCGTGGCCCTGGCGGCCGCCTACATGCTCAATACCAATTTCATCTCCCACATCCACGCGGGGCATACGGGCAAGTTCTACATCATGACCTGGCTACCCTTGTCGCTGTACCTGCTGTTGCGCAGCCTCCAGCGCGAAGCCAAGCTGCGCCATTTCCTGGGACTGGCCCTGTCCGTCACCTTGATGATGCTGCCTTTCCATCCCCAATTCCTGTACTACGTCCTGATGGGCTACTTCGTGGTCTGGGCCTGGCGCACCTTCCAACTGGCGAAGGAAAAGGCCTACGGCTCCGCCGTCATGACCGCCGCCCGCTTCTGGGTCCCCATCCTGCTTGGCCTCGGGATGGCCTTCTTCGTGCTCTATCCCCCCACGCAATGGACCAAGTTCTATGGCGTACGCGGGTCGACGGAGAAGACGACCTATGAGCATGCCACCTCCTGGTCGATGCACCCCGAGGAGACGGCCTCGCTGATCGTTCCCGAGTTCGGAGGAATCAACGAGAAGTATTGGGGGCGCAACCCTTTCAAGCTGAATTCCGAGTATCCCGGTCTGTCGGTGCTGTTCCTGGGCATCCTCGGGCTGGTTCTGTACCGCAAGGAAAAGGGCTATTGGTTCTGGCTTTGGGGGAGCATAGGCCTTTTGGCCATCGTGTTCGGATTGGGCGCGCATACGCCCCTGTTCCGCCTCTTCTATTCCCTGGTGCCCGGCATCAAGAACTTCCGCGCCCCCAGCATGATGCTCTTTTGGCTGGCCACCGCGCTCTTGGTCATGAGCGCCGACGCCTTGTCGCGCCTCACGCGCGGGAACCTGCCTTCGGAGACGCGCGCGCGTTGGAGCAAGCGCTTGGCCCAGGTGGGCTTCGGCATCGCCGGCGTCCTCATCCTCTCCGGTCTCGCGCCGAGCATCGTATACGGGATGTGGGACGGGATTTTCGGCGGCGACGCGCTCCCCAACCTGGCCAATCGCGCGGCCTCGCAATCCGCCTTCTCCCTGGGCGCCATCCGCGCCGGCGCGCTGCTGGGCATGCTGGTCTTCGCGACGCGCAAATGGCTGCTGCAAAAGCCCGACTCCTTGCGTTTCGGCCTGGCCCTGTTGGCGGTGACATGCGTGGATCTGATCTGGGTGGACTCCAACTTCATCATGACCTACGATCCGGGACGCTTCCTGGCTTCCGAGCCCGCCATCGATTACCTCAAGGCGGACACGTCCTCCTTTCGCGTGTTCGACCTGCCGGGCGCCGAAGAACGTTCGGTGATGCACTTCCATGAGATAGAGACCGTGGACGGCTGGACCGACAACGAATACCGGCTCTACCGCGAGTACCGCGGCGGGGACTACCAGCAGAACCCGAACTTCATGGCCGGGCTTAAGCAGAATCCGGACGGAACGGTTTCGGGAAGCGTATTCCTGGACATGCTGAACGTGAAGTACCTGGGCTACCGGCTGCAAGGGGAAGGCGGACTGCGCTTGGCCCCGAATACTTCCGTGCTGCCGCGGGCGTGGTTCGTGCCCTATTGGGATACCGTGCCCGAAGCGGAGGCCATGGAACGCATGAAGGCGCCCGGCTTCGACCCGCGCAAGATCGCCTTCCTCTCCGGATCGGGCCTTACGCCGCGCCCTCAGCCCGAGGCCGCCGCGGCGGATACGGGTAAACCGGCCGCCGCCATCCGGCTCGAGCACAAGGACTATAACCATTCCTCCTGGTCGGTTACCGCCCCCAGCGAAGGGCTGTTGGTCTTGTCGGAGCTCTGGTTCCCCCATTGGCAGGTACAGGTGGACGGGAAGCCCGCGCCCTTGCTGCGCGCCGATTTCGCCTTCCGGGGCATCCAACTTCCCGCCGGCAACCACACGGTGTCGCTGACCTACCGTTCTCCCTGGCTCAGGAAAGGGATGGCCGTTTCCGCCCTATGCCTGCTCTTGCTCGCGGCGGGAGCGGGGGCGCTCTATTGGCTGGAGAAGCGCAAATCCGCCAGCGCCCCAGTAGCCTAACGGGCCAACAGGATTCCCGCGCCGGCTGGCGTCCCTTCCAAACGCCAGGTCCCGGCATCATCGGGTAGGCGACGGAAACGCGCCGGCATGCGATGGCCTGCCAGATCGTAAAGGGCGGGTTCGGTAAGGCTCCGGAAAAGCAAGCCCTTCTCCGCGCGCACCAGGCGCGGCTTCGGCCGGGAAAGCGCCGCCGCCGCCATGTCCAGGATAAGGGGCCGCGAGGGGCTCCATTCGGGAGCGGTGGTCGCCGAGTCCGCTGCCACCGCCTTCTTCGCTAAAGCCGCTTTGCCGGCCGCCAGCTTGGCCGCCCCACCCTTGGGAACCGCCGGTACCAAGCGGACGCGCCAATAGATCGGGCCGTTATACGCCGCCAGGGACCCCAATTCATCCGCGCCGAGTTCGAAGGACAGCATGGCGAAGCGGGCCCGGACTTCCACGGGATCGAAGGACGGGTTTTTCGACAGCTCGATCTCGACGCTGTCCCCGGACAGGAAGCCGGCGATGAAGCGGGTGTCGGTGCAGGCGCCGTGATTGGAGATCTTGATCGCCACCTTGATGCGGCCTTGGCATACCCTGCCCGCTTCCGGATAATCCGGCACGGCTACCCCCACGCAAAGGGAATCACGCCGCTCCGGGACGAAGGTATCCTTGTAACGCGCATGGATTTCCTCCGGGGTCAGGGCCCGGTCTTCCATCCGCACGAAGTCGATGTCCCCGTCGAAGCGGCGCGGGTCCCAGGACCGATCCTTGCGTCCGCCCACGAAAGCGGTTTCGACGCTGTCGATGCGAGGGGGGCGGCCGGCGCCTTGCAAGCGCAAGGTATCGGTGGCCTCCAGGCCGTTCAGGTAAAGACGCATGTTACTCCCGTCCCATACGGCCGCCATATGCGTCCACGCCCCCAATTGGACGCAGCCGTCGGAGGGGGCCTCTTTCCAATTGTCGGGATCGTCGCGGCGGGCGATGACGAAGTCGGCGAAGCATACCGAAAGCCTCCCGCGATCGATATTGGACCAGGCCCTTTGCGCTTCGGCCCATTCCGCCGAGGAGCCATATCTGCTCTCCGGGAGCACCGGGTAGAGATACCCGCCGCCCACCCGGAAGACGAAGCCTTGCGTCGGAGTGCCGTCGGTTTCGGGCGGGTCGCTATTCCACGTGCCCGTATTCAGGATATCGGAGACGAAGCGGCTATCCTCGGGCCCGTAACTGCGGATGCGGAAACGCGCCTCGATGGAGAACGGCCCCTGGGGCCCGGGGAAATCCGGCAGCTTCACCACCCCGCCGCGGAAGTCGGCGCTCCCGGCCGCACCGGAAGCCTGGACGAGCCCGATAAGGGTTCCGGCGGGCAGGCTTCCCGCCTGGATGCCGAGATGGGCGGTGTCGTTGAAGTCGAAATGAAGCAACTCCGTCGCGCCCGCGAAGCTGAGGGCGGCGCCAACGCAAATTACGCGAAGGGGAAGGGATCGGGGCATGTTCATGTCTCCTTCGGCGGGTGAGTACAAGTATAGCGCCCTGCGCGACGCGAAGCACATGGAAGAGGCGGGAAAAGCGTCGGCAGGTTCAGGAAATATAAATATTGGTTATTTCCGCCAGGGAAACCATCAACCCAGCTCCGCTTGGAGCCATTCCCGTTCCCGCGCGGCGATCCCCTCCCAGGAAAAACGCGCCGCCCAGGTCCGGGCGTTCCCGGCCAAACGATTGCGCAAGCCTTCATCCTGGATCAAGGTTTTCAAGCCTTCCGCGAAGGCGGCGGGATCGTCAACGGGCGCCAGTAGGGCCGAATAGCCGTCTTTCAGGCTGTCGCGGAAGCCGTCGGCTTGCGTCGCCAACACCGCCTTGCCGGCGGCGTTGGCCTCCAAGGCGGCGATGCCCCAGCCTTCGAAACGGGAGGGGCTGACGAAGAACAAGCAGGTGCGCAACAGCTCCCGCTTGCGCGCTTCGGGAACGTTCGGGATCAACTCGATGGGCAAGCCCGGCGCGCCGGCGACTAGCTTTTCCACGGCGGCCAGGGCTTGGGGGGAAGCGGCCCCCGCCAGCACCAAACGTAAATCGCCGCGCGATCCAGGCGGCAAGGCCGCGAAGGCGGCCACCAGATGATCGAGGCCCTTCATGTAGATGTCGAAGCGGCCCAGGTAGAGGAGGAACGGCGGCCGGGCCGTTTCGGATGCGAGGCGCAGAAGTTCGCTGTCGAAGCCGTTCTGCGTTTGCAACACCTTGATGCGCGGATTCAAGGCCCGGGCCCGCGCGGCCACTTCGCCGTTGCTGACGATGAGCCGGCGGCCGAACCGGTACAGGAGCCATTCGCTCAACCAGGCCAGGCGGCCCATCCAGGAATACTTCTCGCCCGAACGGCCGCCCACGTAATGATGGGCGACCATGAAGAAGCGCCGGGGCCTAAGGAGTCCCGCGAGCAAGGGGGCGTAGGCGGAAACGCTGTTGCCGATGGCGTCGGCGCGATCGAAAAGCACCCGCAGGTTGGCGGCCGCGGTGAAGACCAGGCGGGAAAGCAGGTAGGACCTGCCGAACCCGATCGCCCGGTACTCCAGGCCGTCGCGGAGGCCGGGCCGGAAGCCCGGGAAAGCGCCTACGAACAAGGTAACCCGCTCCCAGTCGGGGCGCTGGCGCTTGAGGATTTCGAAATCGCGCAAGGCGCCGCCGCCGGACAGCCAGGGATTGCCCGGGCTGTCGTAGGAGTAATAGGAAAGCCGGAGGCCCTTCGCGCTCACCGGCGGCAAGATAAAAAGATGCGGCAGGATTTACGTCCGGATGGATGAACAAGGGATGTTCCATCAACAAGCCCTTCCCGATTGGCTAGTTTTCTTTTGCCATGTACCGCTTCCGCATCTTCTCCAAGGGGAAAGTCCGCCTCTGGCCCCTCCCGGACTCCGTCGTCCTGATCGGATCCGGCGCCGACTGCGATCTCGTCCTCGAAGGCGCCGACATCCCCCCGCTCGCCTTGCGGCTCTCCTTGACCGGCGACTCTTTCCGGGCCGACTCCCTCGATCCCAAGGCCAAACCCATCTTCAACGCCAAGCGAGCCGATGCGGCCGAGGTGCGCACCGGCGATCT
It contains:
- a CDS encoding LamG domain-containing protein; the protein is MPRSLPLRVICVGAALSFAGATELLHFDFNDTAHLGIQAGSLPAGTLIGLVQASGAAGSADFRGGVVKLPDFPGPQGPFSIEARFRIRSYGPEDSRFVSDILNTGTWNSDPPETDGTPTQGFVFRVGGGYLYPVLPESRYGSSAEWAEAQRAWSNIDRGRLSVCFADFVIARRDDPDNWKEAPSDGCVQLGAWTHMAAVWDGSNMRLYLNGLEATDTLRLQGAGRPPRIDSVETAFVGGRKDRSWDPRRFDGDIDFVRMEDRALTPEEIHARYKDTFVPERRDSLCVGVAVPDYPEAGRVCQGRIKVAIKISNHGACTDTRFIAGFLSGDSVEIELSKNPSFDPVEVRARFAMLSFELGADELGSLAAYNGPIYWRVRLVPAVPKGGAAKLAAGKAALAKKAVAADSATTAPEWSPSRPLILDMAAAALSRPKPRLVRAEKGLLFRSLTEPALYDLAGHRMPARFRRLPDDAGTWRLEGTPAGAGILLAR
- a CDS encoding right-handed parallel beta-helix repeat-containing protein; this encodes MISSPVRIGAAALALSVLCVSGLNADTEVCGTYELATEWNAHDSPYLVTGDIFIPATSRLRIGPGVTVRFAKPRPCELQKRKIDQVDWSDSMYTGIKAEGTLYVLGSEDKPVVFEPESPKAGAIGWDGLRLTGQKEGMAEIGFAVFRGANQAIAAEKAGFFIHHCLFEGNNTGILAGLRGDVGIVNCDFIGNLSAGLVIRKAGPRIANNLFAQNRAYGIWADGRPAIQARYNAFWGNREEACYKCPYALLDSSAKNANGDACDAFGNLAADPIFVGSAAYDAAREADVAETTPAHLVKDPELAQLEAKARAKEEAKAKSKAKRKKEYEPLGKGPYVLSKYSKLIDAGHPGKDFRDRDGSRNDIGLHGGPMGRIAIDPF
- a CDS encoding YfhO family protein is translated as MMAGFIKEKTAWFKEDWKALLGVILLGLIPFALPTQSEGAFLFSPGQALYASDQLGSPSWRFYFEALKHGIIPQWLPYELGGMPSFDAGFGDTAYPLFILLGMILPIKTLISWMFVFHVLIAGLCAYYLVRRFFRLDKLLSVALAAAYMLNTNFISHIHAGHTGKFYIMTWLPLSLYLLLRSLQREAKLRHFLGLALSVTLMMLPFHPQFLYYVLMGYFVVWAWRTFQLAKEKAYGSAVMTAARFWVPILLGLGMAFFVLYPPTQWTKFYGVRGSTEKTTYEHATSWSMHPEETASLIVPEFGGINEKYWGRNPFKLNSEYPGLSVLFLGILGLVLYRKEKGYWFWLWGSIGLLAIVFGLGAHTPLFRLFYSLVPGIKNFRAPSMMLFWLATALLVMSADALSRLTRGNLPSETRARWSKRLAQVGFGIAGVLILSGLAPSIVYGMWDGIFGGDALPNLANRAASQSAFSLGAIRAGALLGMLVFATRKWLLQKPDSLRFGLALLAVTCVDLIWVDSNFIMTYDPGRFLASEPAIDYLKADTSSFRVFDLPGAEERSVMHFHEIETVDGWTDNEYRLYREYRGGDYQQNPNFMAGLKQNPDGTVSGSVFLDMLNVKYLGYRLQGEGGLRLAPNTSVLPRAWFVPYWDTVPEAEAMERMKAPGFDPRKIAFLSGSGLTPRPQPEAAAADTGKPAAAIRLEHKDYNHSSWSVTAPSEGLLVLSELWFPHWQVQVDGKPAPLLRADFAFRGIQLPAGNHTVSLTYRSPWLRKGMAVSALCLLLLAAGAGALYWLEKRKSASAPVA
- a CDS encoding LamG domain-containing protein, translating into MKAVLLSLAPLLFMGCLPGVNDVVLSARVRPFQDNSHPKPNPKPVKDPVSPFALDSGTVFLADFDCTLVNRVTEAQGSMQAGAFVPALFGSGVHLQADAGQKFLVAFPNTPALSLRSGTLEALVRYDAVQPGFSHFIDKSWQYGVSAFDGKLAAWFGSTWWYTDVALPVGEWSYVAVTFDGQTLKMYLNGGLAASTAYSGTGNPEYSSVFDLGIGNADDAGFNIPFKGTVDAVRLSRPVRTADQIAEAWTRIEPRNY
- a CDS encoding glycosyltransferase family 4 protein; its protein translation is MSAKGLRLSYYSYDSPGNPWLSGGGALRDFEILKRQRPDWERVTLFVGAFPGFRPGLRDGLEYRAIGFGRSYLLSRLVFTAAANLRVLFDRADAIGNSVSAYAPLLAGLLRPRRFFMVAHHYVGGRSGEKYSWMGRLAWLSEWLLYRFGRRLIVSNGEVAARARALNPRIKVLQTQNGFDSELLRLASETARPPFLLYLGRFDIYMKGLDHLVAAFAALPPGSRGDLRLVLAGAASPQALAAVEKLVAGAPGLPIELIPNVPEARKRELLRTCLFFVSPSRFEGWGIAALEANAAGKAVLATQADGFRDSLKDGYSALLAPVDDPAAFAEGLKTLIQDEGLRNRLAGNARTWAARFSWEGIAAREREWLQAELG
- a CDS encoding phosphotransferase, whose product is MRYEQLSPVLAKFLARYGFGPDAKLDLAGSAGSRREYYRMAMGLRSFIVLVSPPDDADFGRFLRITQFYRLMNFPVPMVYCIDDAAHQVLLEDLGDRRLYDLVKDGGPATEFYSKVINQLIDLQTRCFQWHQECPDIRSRLFDEHDLLWETDYYKTQYLLGHRGIAYSATDDARLDAVFHELARRVDGQPKSIMHRDFQSQNLMIQFDGTVRVIDYQGSRLGSVYYDLASLLLDPYVLLPDADIDELLRYYHQKSLNPLPFDEMYRQFLLAAAQRIMQALGAYCFLSRVKGLPQFRAYIDPGEKRLAWIVERSGWPDLERVLPPA